The Paracoccus sp. MA genome contains a region encoding:
- a CDS encoding ThiF family adenylyltransferase — protein sequence MLAVLVAARLLGWPDWRGWAGVAALWLAAIAALVLAPGSAAARLVGGDARLWALSGGVVALVLGYRLLLRQLHRRAVPLPESPQPPPQSGPLSDPELDRYARHIVLRELGGPGQAALKRAHVLVVGAGGLGAPVCLYLAAAGVGRITVADDDRVGLSNLQRQVIFRSADDSRPKAEAARDAMLALNPHVAVVALNRRVTEADAALVAEHDLVLDGTDTFASRVAVNAACVAAGVPLVAGAIAQWEGQVTVWDPSNGAPCMTCTFPQAPAPGLAPACAEAGVVGPLPGVVGSLMALEAIKLIAGSGEPLRGRMLIFDGLYGENRLMKIARRADCPTCGSGHFRAG from the coding sequence ATGCTCGCCGTGCTGGTCGCGGCGCGCCTGCTCGGCTGGCCGGACTGGCGCGGCTGGGCCGGCGTGGCGGCGCTGTGGCTGGCGGCCATCGCGGCCCTGGTGCTGGCGCCCGGCAGCGCGGCCGCACGCCTGGTCGGCGGCGATGCCCGTCTCTGGGCGCTGAGCGGCGGCGTGGTGGCGCTGGTGCTGGGCTATCGCCTGCTGCTGCGGCAGCTGCATCGCCGCGCCGTCCCCCTGCCCGAATCCCCGCAACCGCCCCCGCAATCCGGCCCGCTGTCCGATCCTGAACTGGACCGCTATGCCCGCCATATCGTGCTGCGCGAGCTGGGCGGGCCGGGACAGGCGGCGCTGAAGCGCGCCCACGTGCTGGTCGTCGGCGCGGGTGGGCTGGGGGCGCCGGTCTGCCTGTATCTGGCGGCGGCCGGCGTCGGGCGGATCACCGTCGCCGACGACGACCGCGTCGGCCTGTCGAACCTGCAGCGGCAGGTGATCTTCCGCAGCGCCGACGACAGCCGTCCCAAGGCCGAGGCGGCGCGCGATGCGATGCTGGCGCTGAACCCGCATGTCGCGGTCGTGGCGCTGAACCGCCGCGTCACCGAAGCCGATGCCGCACTGGTCGCCGAGCACGACCTGGTGCTGGACGGCACCGACACATTCGCCTCGCGGGTCGCGGTGAACGCGGCCTGCGTCGCGGCGGGCGTGCCGCTGGTGGCCGGCGCCATCGCGCAATGGGAGGGGCAGGTGACGGTCTGGGATCCCAGCAACGGCGCCCCCTGCATGACCTGCACCTTCCCCCAGGCGCCGGCGCCGGGCCTTGCGCCGGCCTGCGCCGAGGCGGGCGTCGTCGGGCCGCTGCCGGGCGTCGTCGGCAGCCTGATGGCGCTGGAGGCGATCAAGCTGATTGCAGGCAGCGGCGAGCCCCTGCGCGGCCGCATGCTGATCTTTGACGGGCTCTATGGCGAGAATCGGCTGATGAAGATCGCGCGACGGGCCGATTGCCCGACCTGCGGCTCTGGACATTTCCGCGCAGGCTGA
- a CDS encoding M3 family metallopeptidase codes for MNPELTHWTGPLGLPRFDLIRDEDFDPAFDACLKLAEEAVEAIAANPEPPSFGNTVAALETAEEPLNRLCAVFFTLTGVDSNPAREDLQRRIAPRLAAHGSKVSMDPRLFDRVEAVMQDADELSPEDRRLTELTLRGLRRAGAGLTGAARERMMAIRERLAVLSTEFAQNVLTDERDFVMAMADDQLAGLPDWLVRAMRAAARERGMPGQVVTLNRSLIVPFLEYSEERALREAAWRAWTARGSGQGAGGAATDNRPIAAEILQLRHERARLLGYADFASYKLEPEMAKTAENVEALLTEVWAAARARVEADAARLTEMLREDGVNGALEPWDWRFYAERRRKAEHDLDEAEVKPYLTLEAMLGAVFDTARRLFGIEMREFEAPLWSPEARAWEVTRDGRRLAVFVGDYFARPSKRSGAWCSSLQQQHKIGGGQRPIVINICNFTPPEADGQPAYLSWDDAHTLFHEFGHALHHILSDVTWPSMSGTSVARDFVELPSQLFEHWLEQPEVLDRHARHAETGAPLPADLRDRILAARNADQGFATTEYLESALVDLAFHRGAPPADPMARQAEVLADLGAPAAVPMRHATPHFAHVFSGDGYSAGYYSYMWSEVMDADAFEAFLEKGDAFDPETARRLEQWILSKGDSLPADELWLKFRERKPGVHALLKGRGLLAETG; via the coding sequence ATGAACCCCGAACTGACGCATTGGACCGGCCCCCTGGGCCTGCCGCGTTTCGACCTGATCCGCGACGAGGATTTCGACCCGGCCTTCGATGCCTGCCTGAAACTGGCCGAAGAGGCGGTCGAGGCCATCGCCGCCAATCCCGAGCCGCCCAGCTTCGGCAATACCGTCGCCGCGCTTGAAACCGCCGAGGAGCCGCTGAACCGGCTTTGCGCCGTCTTCTTCACCCTGACCGGGGTCGATTCCAACCCGGCGCGCGAGGATCTGCAGCGCCGGATCGCCCCGCGTCTGGCCGCGCATGGCAGCAAGGTCAGCATGGACCCGCGGCTGTTCGACCGGGTCGAGGCGGTGATGCAGGATGCCGACGAGCTGTCGCCCGAGGACCGCCGCCTGACCGAGCTGACCCTGCGCGGGCTGCGCCGGGCCGGCGCGGGCCTGACCGGCGCGGCGCGCGAGCGCATGATGGCGATCCGCGAACGGCTGGCGGTGCTGTCCACCGAATTCGCCCAGAACGTGCTGACGGACGAGCGCGACTTCGTCATGGCCATGGCCGACGACCAGCTGGCCGGCCTGCCGGACTGGCTGGTCCGCGCCATGCGGGCGGCGGCGCGAGAACGCGGGATGCCGGGGCAGGTGGTGACGCTGAACCGCTCGCTGATCGTGCCCTTCCTGGAATATTCCGAGGAACGCGCCCTGCGCGAGGCTGCCTGGCGGGCCTGGACCGCGCGCGGTTCCGGCCAGGGCGCGGGCGGGGCCGCGACGGACAACCGCCCCATCGCCGCCGAGATCCTGCAATTGCGCCACGAGCGCGCCCGGCTTCTGGGCTATGCGGATTTCGCCAGCTACAAGCTGGAGCCCGAGATGGCGAAGACGGCCGAAAACGTCGAGGCGCTGCTGACCGAGGTCTGGGCCGCCGCCAGGGCCCGGGTCGAGGCCGATGCCGCCCGGCTGACCGAGATGCTGCGCGAGGACGGGGTGAACGGCGCGCTGGAGCCCTGGGACTGGCGCTTCTACGCCGAGCGGCGGCGCAAGGCCGAGCACGATCTGGACGAGGCCGAGGTCAAGCCCTACCTGACGCTGGAGGCCATGCTCGGCGCGGTCTTCGACACGGCCCGGCGGCTGTTCGGCATCGAGATGCGCGAGTTCGAGGCGCCGCTCTGGTCGCCCGAGGCCCGGGCCTGGGAGGTGACGCGCGACGGCCGGCGCCTCGCCGTCTTCGTCGGCGATTACTTCGCCCGGCCCAGCAAGCGTTCGGGCGCCTGGTGTTCCTCGCTGCAGCAGCAGCACAAGATCGGCGGCGGGCAGCGCCCCATCGTCATCAATATCTGCAACTTCACCCCGCCCGAGGCGGATGGCCAGCCGGCCTATCTGTCCTGGGACGATGCGCATACGCTGTTCCACGAATTCGGCCACGCGCTGCATCACATCCTGTCGGACGTGACCTGGCCCTCGATGTCGGGCACCTCGGTCGCGCGGGATTTCGTCGAATTGCCCAGCCAGCTGTTCGAGCATTGGCTGGAACAGCCCGAGGTGCTGGACCGCCACGCCCGCCATGCCGAGACCGGCGCGCCGCTGCCTGCCGATCTGCGCGACCGCATCCTGGCGGCGCGCAATGCCGATCAGGGTTTCGCCACGACCGAATATCTGGAAAGCGCGCTGGTCGATCTGGCCTTCCATCGCGGTGCGCCGCCTGCCGACCCCATGGCGCGGCAGGCCGAGGTGCTGGCCGATCTGGGCGCGCCGGCGGCTGTTCCGATGCGCCACGCCACGCCGCATTTCGCGCATGTGTTTTCCGGCGACGGCTACAGCGCCGGCTATTACAGCTACATGTGGTCCGAGGTGATGGATGCGGACGCTTTCGAGGCTTTCCTGGAAAAGGGCGACGCCTTCGACCCGGAAACCGCGCGGCGGCTGGAGCAATGGATTCTTTCCAAAGGCGATTCTTTGCCGGCCGACGAACTTTGGTTGAAATTCAGGGAACGAAAACCGGGGGTTCACGCTTTGTTGAAAGGACGCGGCCTTCTGGCCGAGACCGGCTGA
- a CDS encoding class I SAM-dependent methyltransferase, which translates to MAVSNVVSMKSVDEVPIDKMGLEHYFVNYERYIGPLRHQPLRFMELGIARGDSLKYWETWLPHAEITGLDINPCDARFDSGRVRCYVGEQQDKALLDRIAAERAPEGFDVIIDDASHVGQLSRICFWHLFENHLKPGGYYFIEDWGTGYWPQYPDGKHYRPHPPELSAHERLLDRLHKSGLVQAVYPLRKATGWMRWNLVRRRFHGHDRGMVGFVKELVDECGAEDMTHPSFGTGTPRASRFDWMRISLGHVVIRKAG; encoded by the coding sequence ATGGCGGTTTCCAACGTGGTCTCGATGAAAAGTGTCGACGAGGTGCCGATCGACAAGATGGGGCTCGAGCATTATTTCGTGAATTACGAAAGATATATCGGCCCTCTCAGGCATCAGCCGCTGAGATTCATGGAATTGGGCATTGCCCGCGGCGATTCGCTGAAATACTGGGAAACCTGGCTGCCCCATGCCGAAATCACCGGGTTGGACATCAATCCCTGCGACGCCCGTTTCGACAGCGGCCGGGTGCGCTGCTATGTCGGCGAGCAGCAGGACAAGGCGCTGCTGGACCGCATCGCGGCCGAGCGTGCGCCCGAGGGTTTCGACGTCATCATCGACGACGCCTCGCATGTCGGGCAATTGTCCCGCATCTGTTTCTGGCATCTCTTTGAAAACCACCTCAAGCCGGGCGGATATTATTTCATCGAGGATTGGGGCACCGGATATTGGCCGCAATATCCGGACGGGAAGCATTATCGCCCCCACCCGCCGGAGCTTTCCGCCCATGAAAGGCTGCTTGACCGGCTGCACAAATCGGGGCTGGTGCAGGCGGTCTATCCGCTGCGCAAGGCGACCGGCTGGATGCGCTGGAACCTGGTGCGGCGGCGCTTCCACGGCCACGACCGCGGCATGGTCGGTTTCGTCAAGGAACTGGTCGACGAATGCGGGGCCGAGGACATGACCCATCCGAGTTTCGGCACCGGCACGCCGCGCGCCTCGCGCTTCGACTGGATGCGCATCTCGCTGGGGCATGTGGTGATCCGCAAGGCCGGCTGA
- a CDS encoding SH3 domain-containing protein, whose protein sequence is MKQGQAWLGAAILAAATCLGTATLAQTTDPGENLDARQVPGVSADAAISRHQDGKRDPNRGSVTNLPLPRYVSLKGGEGNARRGPSLSHRIDWVFRHAGMPLRVVAEFGHWRRVEDQDGAGGWVHYSLLSGVRTAIVTKDMLDLLARPDPRGNVVARAEAGAIVRLHECTVDWCRVSGGGEKGWVPKTAIWGVDADEIRD, encoded by the coding sequence ATGAAGCAAGGACAGGCCTGGCTCGGCGCCGCGATATTGGCGGCGGCGACGTGTCTCGGGACGGCAACGCTGGCGCAAACCACCGATCCGGGCGAGAACCTGGACGCCAGGCAGGTGCCCGGGGTTTCCGCCGATGCGGCGATCAGTCGCCATCAGGACGGCAAGCGCGACCCGAACCGCGGGTCGGTGACCAACCTGCCGCTGCCGCGCTATGTCAGCCTGAAGGGCGGCGAGGGCAATGCCCGGCGCGGCCCCAGCCTGTCGCATCGCATCGACTGGGTGTTCCGCCATGCCGGCATGCCGCTGCGCGTGGTGGCCGAGTTCGGCCATTGGCGCCGGGTCGAGGATCAGGACGGCGCCGGCGGCTGGGTGCATTATTCGCTGCTGTCGGGCGTGCGCACCGCCATCGTGACCAAGGACATGCTGGACCTGCTGGCGCGGCCCGATCCGCGCGGCAACGTGGTGGCGCGGGCCGAGGCGGGGGCCATCGTGCGGCTGCATGAATGCACCGTCGACTGGTGCCGGGTCTCGGGCGGCGGCGAAAAGGGCTGGGTGCCCAAGACCGCGATCTGGGGCGTGGACGCGGACGAGATCCGCGACTGA
- a CDS encoding D-glycerate dehydrogenase, protein MPAVQATDPTRSRLKVTVTRRLPEAVETRMSELFDVSLNADDRKMSRDELVAAMRVSDVLVPTVTDHIDAAMLAQAGEKLKLIANYGAGVDHIDVHSARQRGILVTNTPGVVTEDTADVVMALILGVTRRLPEGMAEMQAGRWKGWSPTAHLGGRLGGRRLGILGMGRIGQAVARRANVFGMQVHYHNRRRLRPEIEAELQATYWESLDQMLARMDIISVNAPHTPSTFHLLNARRLKLLKPSAVVINTSRGEVIDENALTRMLRTGEIAGAGLDVFEHGHEINPRLRELPNVVLLPHMGSATIEGRIEMGEKVIINIKTFADGHRPPDLVVPSML, encoded by the coding sequence ATGCCAGCCGTCCAAGCGACCGATCCGACCCGCTCGCGCCTTAAAGTTACCGTGACCCGCCGCCTGCCCGAGGCGGTCGAGACCCGGATGTCCGAGCTTTTCGACGTGTCGCTGAACGCCGACGACCGCAAGATGAGTCGCGACGAGCTGGTTGCCGCCATGCGCGTCTCGGACGTGCTGGTGCCGACGGTGACGGACCATATCGACGCCGCCATGCTGGCCCAGGCGGGCGAGAAGCTGAAGCTGATCGCCAATTACGGCGCCGGCGTGGACCATATCGACGTCCATTCCGCCCGCCAGCGCGGCATCCTGGTCACCAACACGCCCGGCGTGGTGACCGAGGACACGGCGGATGTGGTCATGGCGCTGATCCTGGGCGTGACCCGCCGCCTGCCCGAGGGCATGGCCGAGATGCAGGCCGGCCGCTGGAAGGGCTGGTCGCCGACCGCGCATCTGGGCGGGCGGCTGGGCGGCCGGCGCCTGGGCATCCTCGGCATGGGACGCATCGGCCAGGCGGTGGCGCGGCGCGCCAATGTCTTCGGCATGCAGGTGCATTACCACAACCGCCGCCGCCTGCGCCCCGAGATCGAGGCCGAGCTGCAGGCCACCTATTGGGAAAGCCTGGACCAGATGCTGGCGCGCATGGACATCATCTCGGTGAACGCGCCGCATACGCCCTCGACCTTCCACCTGCTGAATGCGCGGCGGCTGAAGCTGCTCAAGCCCTCGGCCGTGGTCATCAACACCTCGCGCGGCGAGGTGATCGACGAGAACGCCCTGACCCGGATGCTGCGCACGGGCGAGATCGCCGGCGCCGGCCTCGACGTTTTCGAGCATGGGCACGAGATCAACCCGCGGCTGCGCGAGCTGCCCAATGTCGTGCTGCTGCCGCATATGGGCTCGGCCACCATCGAGGGCCGCATCGAGATGGGCGAGAAGGTGATCATCAACATCAAGACCTTTGCCGACGGCCACCGGCCGCCGGACCTTGTGGTGCCCTCGATGCTGTGA
- a CDS encoding FAD-dependent oxidoreductase, with the protein MKTHVKALVVGGGAVGCGIALHLARAGWETMLVERDELTAGSTWHAAGLLPLFNMGYATSHIHDYSVKLYAGLEAETGLNAGFTRCGNLRMAQTDARMDEYMLYSATAETVGIEHEFLTPQQIKDRWPLVRTEDLKGALFHPTDGYINPADVTQAMARAARMAGASIERKIQVNGYRWTGEEWIVTCEKMVEKGGNLVPSGEQFEIRAEHVVTATGNHAQRTARLLGIKIPAIPVEHQYIVTEPDPALVKWRAEGNPEHPVLRDADAKWYVREERGGWILGPYERNAPARFLYDVPESFRADLFPLDLERIEEEYMSMIHRLPTSETVGLKDDFNGPICYTPDGNPLVGPAPGLRNMWLAEGFSFGITAAGGTGHYLAQMMTEGEAEIDMASLDPRRFGGWMTTEYAARKNEESYEHVFVLHHPDEEREACRPLRTAPAYDRQKEAGAQFGQVNGWERPNYYAPAGFDDHASRSFRRGGWWQYAKAEAEAIRGAAGLIDASAFAKHRVHGKGATAFLDWFTTNKLPKVGRINLTYALTEAGTTRTEYTIVRLAEDDYYLISAGAWADYDGDHLRKMAEEMEGEFGQVIVQDVTTQWGVFALAGPNSRAILKELVRDADPATVLGNKRFPWLSMRNIELGMCPVRAIRVAYTGELGWELHHPIEFGRYLWDQLVAAGEKHGLKLVGARAQNWLRQEKSYRAFGTELGRDATPLEAGLDRFVDLDKEFNGKQAMLAKGIRSKCVTLLIDGPDDADPWGREALYTPEGTEKIGRLTSGGWSAAFGKSIGMGYVRPDLAEPGTRLKLRMQRQLWDAVVTEDSPYDPENKVIRVDG; encoded by the coding sequence ATGAAAACCCATGTGAAGGCCCTTGTGGTCGGAGGCGGCGCCGTCGGCTGCGGCATCGCGCTGCATCTGGCGCGTGCGGGCTGGGAGACGATGCTGGTCGAGCGGGACGAGCTGACGGCGGGCTCGACCTGGCATGCCGCGGGCCTGCTGCCGCTGTTCAACATGGGCTATGCGACCAGCCATATTCACGACTATTCGGTCAAGCTCTATGCCGGGCTCGAGGCCGAGACCGGGCTGAACGCCGGCTTTACCCGCTGCGGCAACCTGCGCATGGCGCAGACCGATGCGCGGATGGACGAATACATGCTCTATTCCGCCACCGCCGAGACGGTGGGCATCGAGCATGAATTCCTGACCCCCCAGCAGATCAAGGACCGCTGGCCGCTCGTCCGCACCGAGGACCTGAAGGGCGCGCTGTTCCACCCGACCGACGGCTATATCAACCCCGCCGACGTCACCCAGGCCATGGCGCGGGCCGCGCGCATGGCGGGCGCCAGCATCGAGCGCAAGATCCAGGTCAACGGCTACCGATGGACCGGCGAGGAATGGATCGTCACCTGCGAGAAGATGGTCGAGAAGGGCGGCAACCTGGTCCCCTCGGGCGAGCAGTTCGAGATCCGCGCCGAACATGTCGTGACCGCGACCGGCAACCATGCGCAGCGCACCGCGCGGCTGCTGGGCATCAAGATCCCCGCCATCCCGGTCGAGCACCAGTATATCGTGACCGAGCCCGACCCGGCGCTGGTCAAATGGCGCGCCGAGGGCAACCCCGAGCACCCGGTGCTGCGCGATGCGGACGCCAAATGGTATGTCCGCGAGGAACGCGGCGGCTGGATCCTGGGCCCCTATGAGCGCAATGCCCCGGCGCGCTTCCTCTACGACGTGCCGGAAAGCTTCCGCGCCGACCTGTTCCCGCTGGATCTGGAGCGGATCGAAGAGGAATACATGTCGATGATCCACCGGCTTCCCACCTCGGAAACCGTGGGCCTCAAGGACGATTTCAACGGCCCGATCTGCTACACGCCCGACGGCAACCCGCTGGTCGGCCCGGCGCCCGGCCTGCGCAACATGTGGCTGGCCGAGGGCTTCAGCTTCGGCATCACCGCCGCGGGCGGCACCGGCCATTACCTGGCGCAGATGATGACCGAGGGCGAGGCCGAGATCGACATGGCGAGCCTCGATCCCCGTCGCTTCGGCGGCTGGATGACCACCGAATACGCCGCGCGCAAGAACGAGGAATCCTATGAGCACGTCTTCGTCCTGCACCACCCCGACGAGGAGCGCGAAGCCTGCCGCCCGCTGCGCACCGCGCCCGCCTATGACCGGCAGAAGGAAGCCGGCGCGCAATTCGGCCAGGTGAACGGCTGGGAGCGGCCGAACTATTACGCGCCCGCCGGTTTCGACGACCATGCCAGCCGCAGCTTCCGCCGCGGCGGCTGGTGGCAATATGCCAAGGCCGAGGCCGAGGCGATCCGGGGTGCCGCCGGGCTGATCGACGCCTCGGCCTTCGCCAAGCATCGCGTCCATGGCAAGGGGGCGACGGCCTTCCTTGACTGGTTCACCACCAACAAGCTGCCCAAGGTCGGCCGCATCAACCTGACCTATGCCCTGACCGAGGCCGGCACGACGCGGACCGAATACACCATCGTGCGGCTGGCCGAGGACGACTACTACCTGATCTCGGCCGGTGCCTGGGCAGATTACGACGGCGACCACCTGCGCAAGATGGCCGAGGAGATGGAGGGCGAATTCGGCCAGGTGATCGTGCAGGACGTCACCACGCAATGGGGCGTCTTCGCCCTCGCCGGCCCGAACAGCCGCGCCATCCTCAAAGAGCTGGTGCGCGACGCCGACCCCGCGACGGTGCTGGGCAACAAGCGTTTCCCCTGGCTGTCGATGCGCAATATCGAGCTGGGCATGTGCCCCGTCCGCGCCATCCGCGTCGCCTATACCGGCGAGCTGGGCTGGGAGTTGCATCACCCGATCGAGTTCGGCCGCTATCTCTGGGACCAGCTGGTCGCGGCGGGCGAGAAGCATGGGCTGAAGCTGGTCGGCGCCCGCGCCCAGAACTGGCTGCGCCAGGAGAAATCCTATCGCGCCTTCGGCACCGAACTGGGCCGCGACGCGACGCCGCTCGAGGCGGGCCTGGACCGCTTCGTCGATCTGGACAAGGAATTCAACGGCAAGCAGGCGATGCTGGCGAAGGGCATCCGCTCGAAATGCGTGACGCTGCTGATCGACGGGCCGGACGATGCCGACCCCTGGGGCCGCGAGGCGCTTTACACCCCGGAGGGGACCGAGAAGATCGGGCGGCTGACCTCGGGCGGCTGGTCGGCGGCCTTCGGCAAGTCCATCGGCATGGGCTATGTCCGCCCCGATCTGGCCGAGCCGGGCACCCGGCTCAAGCTTCGCATGCAGCGCCAGCTGTGGGACGCGGTGGTGACCGAGGACAGCCCCTACGACCCCGAAAACAAGGTGATCCGGGTGGACGGCTGA
- a CDS encoding DUF2244 domain-containing protein: MPYAWHDTAPEDSGAVSYRLEVWPHRSLPRRGFVWVIGLTAAGLALPLLAVVGTTVLWGLLPFAALAVWALWHAIRRSYGTAHEVMLLDRDRLILTRSDPGREDRIWRTNPYWVRASLRPGGPVEDYLVLTDGKREVELGAFLSPEERLALRDELQRRLAGLRG, from the coding sequence ATGCCCTATGCATGGCACGATACGGCCCCGGAGGATTCCGGGGCCGTTTCCTATCGGCTGGAAGTCTGGCCGCATCGCTCGCTGCCGCGGCGCGGCTTCGTCTGGGTGATCGGCCTGACCGCCGCCGGGCTGGCGCTGCCCCTGCTGGCGGTGGTCGGCACGACGGTGCTGTGGGGGCTGCTGCCCTTTGCCGCGCTGGCGGTCTGGGCGCTGTGGCACGCCATCCGGCGCAGCTATGGCACCGCGCATGAGGTGATGCTGCTCGACCGCGACCGGCTGATCCTGACCCGCAGCGATCCGGGACGCGAGGACCGGATCTGGCGGACCAACCCCTATTGGGTGCGCGCGAGCCTGCGGCCGGGCGGGCCGGTCGAGGATTACCTGGTGCTGACCGACGGCAAGCGCGAGGTCGAGCTGGGCGCCTTCCTCTCGCCCGAGGAACGGCTGGCCTTGCGGGACGAGCTGCAGCGGCGGCTGGCCGGGTTGCGGGGCTAG
- the ctaD gene encoding cytochrome c oxidase subunit I encodes MADAAVHGHGDHHDTRGFFTRWFMSTNHKDIGILYLFTAGVVGLISVCFTVYMRMELQHPGVQYMCLEGARFIADASAECTPNGHLWNVMITYHGVLMMFFVVIPALFGGFGNYFMPLHIGAPDMAFPRLNNLSYWMYVCGVALGIASLLAPGGSDQPGSGVGWVLYPPLSTTESGYSMDLAIFAVHVSGASSILGAINIITTFLNMRAPGMTLFKVPLFAWSVFITAWLILLSLPVLAGAITMLLMDRNFGTHFFDPAGGGDPVLYQHILWFFGHPEVYIIILPGFGIISHVISTFARKPIFGYLPMVLAMAAIGILGFVVWAHHMYTAGMSLTQQAYFMLATMTIAVPTGIKVFSWIATMWGGSIEFKTPMLWAFGFLFLFTVGGVTGVVLSQAPLDRVYHDTYYVVAHFHYVMSLGAVFGIFAGVYYWIGKMSGRQYPEWAGQLHFWMMFIGSNLIFFPQHFLGRQGMPRRYIDYPVEFAYWNNISSIGAYISFASFLFFIGIVFYTLFAGKRVNVPNYWNEHADTLEWTLPSPPPEHTFEQLPKREDWDRAHAH; translated from the coding sequence ATGGCAGACGCAGCCGTTCACGGCCACGGTGACCATCATGACACCCGCGGGTTCTTCACCCGCTGGTTCATGTCAACAAACCACAAGGATATCGGTATCCTGTACCTGTTCACGGCCGGCGTCGTCGGCCTGATCTCGGTATGCTTCACCGTCTACATGCGGATGGAGCTGCAGCATCCCGGCGTGCAATACATGTGCCTCGAAGGCGCCCGCTTCATCGCCGACGCCTCGGCGGAATGCACCCCGAACGGCCATCTGTGGAACGTCATGATCACCTATCACGGCGTGCTCATGATGTTCTTCGTCGTCATCCCGGCCCTGTTCGGCGGTTTCGGCAACTATTTCATGCCGCTGCACATCGGCGCCCCGGACATGGCCTTCCCGCGGCTGAACAACCTTTCCTACTGGATGTATGTCTGCGGCGTCGCGCTGGGGATCGCCTCGCTTCTGGCGCCGGGCGGCTCGGACCAGCCGGGCTCGGGCGTGGGCTGGGTGCTCTACCCGCCGCTCTCGACCACCGAGTCGGGCTATTCCATGGATCTGGCGATCTTTGCCGTCCACGTCTCGGGCGCCAGCTCGATCCTGGGCGCGATCAACATCATCACCACCTTCCTGAACATGCGCGCCCCCGGCATGACGCTGTTCAAGGTGCCGCTGTTCGCCTGGTCGGTCTTCATCACCGCCTGGCTGATCCTGCTGTCGCTGCCGGTCCTGGCGGGCGCCATCACCATGCTGCTGATGGACCGCAACTTCGGCACGCATTTCTTCGACCCCGCGGGCGGCGGCGACCCGGTGCTCTACCAGCACATCCTGTGGTTCTTCGGCCACCCCGAGGTCTATATCATCATCCTGCCCGGCTTCGGCATCATCAGCCACGTGATCTCGACCTTCGCGCGCAAGCCGATCTTCGGCTACCTGCCGATGGTGCTGGCCATGGCGGCGATCGGCATCCTGGGCTTCGTAGTCTGGGCGCACCACATGTATACCGCCGGCATGTCGCTGACCCAGCAGGCCTATTTCATGCTGGCGACCATGACCATCGCCGTGCCGACCGGCATCAAGGTCTTTTCGTGGATCGCCACCATGTGGGGCGGCTCGATCGAGTTCAAGACGCCGATGCTCTGGGCCTTCGGCTTCCTGTTCCTGTTCACCGTCGGCGGCGTGACCGGCGTGGTGCTGAGCCAGGCGCCGCTGGACCGGGTCTATCACGACACCTATTACGTCGTGGCCCACTTCCACTATGTGATGTCGCTGGGCGCGGTCTTCGGCATCTTCGCCGGGGTCTATTACTGGATCGGCAAGATGTCGGGCCGGCAATATCCGGAATGGGCGGGCCAGCTGCATTTCTGGATGATGTTCATCGGCTCGAACCTGATCTTCTTCCCGCAGCACTTCCTGGGCCGCCAGGGCATGCCGCGGCGCTATATCGACTATCCGGTCGAGTTCGCCTACTGGAACAACATCTCGTCGATCGGCGCCTATATCTCCTTCGCGTCCTTCCTGTTCTTCATCGGCATCGTGTTCTACACGCTCTTCGCCGGCAAGCGCGTCAACGTGCCGAACTACTGGAACGAGCATGCCGACACGCTGGAATGGACCCTGCCCTCGCCGCCGCCCGAGCACACCTTCGAGCAGCTGCCGAAGCGCGAGGACTGGGATCGCGCACACGCGCACTGA
- a CDS encoding cytochrome c family protein translates to MKISIYATLAAISLALPAAAQDAGDPAKGENEFKKCKACHMVQAPDGTDIVKGGKTGPNLYGVVGRQAGTEEGFKYSEALIKLGEAGEVWTTEDLAGYITDPNKYVEEKVGDKSLKTKMTFKLAKNQADIVAFLAQHSPDAGGEAGAEAEPAEAEAN, encoded by the coding sequence ATGAAGATCAGCATCTACGCCACTCTCGCCGCAATCAGCCTCGCCCTGCCTGCCGCCGCCCAGGATGCGGGCGACCCGGCCAAGGGCGAGAACGAGTTCAAGAAATGCAAGGCCTGCCACATGGTCCAGGCCCCGGACGGCACCGACATCGTCAAGGGCGGCAAGACCGGGCCGAACCTCTACGGCGTGGTCGGGCGCCAGGCCGGCACCGAAGAAGGTTTCAAATATTCCGAGGCGCTGATCAAGCTGGGCGAGGCCGGCGAGGTCTGGACCACGGAGGACCTGGCCGGCTACATCACCGACCCGAACAAATATGTCGAGGAAAAGGTGGGCGACAAGTCGCTCAAGACCAAGATGACCTTCAAGCTGGCGAAGAACCAGGCCGATATCGTGGCCTTCCTCGCGCAGCATTCGCCCGATGCGGGGGGCGAGGCAGGCGCCGAGGCGGAACCGGCCGAAGCCGAAGCGAACTGA